In the genome of Vicia villosa cultivar HV-30 ecotype Madison, WI linkage group LG7, Vvil1.0, whole genome shotgun sequence, one region contains:
- the LOC131617125 gene encoding disease resistance protein RPV1-like, translated as MAYNVSSTSFTSNISQQIHDVFISFRGDDTRYTFTSHLLAALSRHQVQTYLDKEIERGDEISPSLLKAINDAKLSIVVFSENFASSRWCLEELVKILECKKNNGQILVPIFYHVHPTQVRNQTGSYALNLVEHEQLRDMNKVQTWRLALKEAANFSGWDCLGTRIESELVEQIAIDVLQKLDSITSGGLERRVNTYRQIAQQKLEKSLRTGNLADIDDLVKTLYQLAELKLEKATRSDDLGVWDDLMATYERILQLKQDKWMRTYSTKDLEDFKATRNHVLYIQREQFNRKMGIRGI; from the exons ATGGCATACAATGTTTCTTCAACTTCTTTTACATCCAACATTTCCCAACAAATCCACGACGTTTTCATTAGCTTTAGAGGCGACGACACTCGGTATACATTTACCAGCCATCTTTTGGCCGCATTAAGCAGACATCAAGTCCAAACTTACCTTGACAAAGAGATTGAAAGAGGTGATGAAATATCACCGTCACTTCTAAAGGCAATCAATGATGCCAAATTATCCATAGTTGTATTCTCAGAAAATTTTGCTTCTTCTAGATGGTGTTTGGAAGAGCTTGTGAAAATCTTGGAATGTAAGAAAAATAATGGACAGATTTTAGTGCCAATTTTCTATCATGTACATCCAACACAAGTAAGGAATCAGACGGGTAGCTATGCACTTAACTTGGTGGAGCATGAACAACTTAGAGATATGAACAAAGTTCAAACATGGCGGCTAGCTTTGAAAGAGGCAGCAAATTTTTCTGGCTGGGATTGCTTAGGCACAAG GATTGAGTCCGAACTGGTAGAGCAAATTGCAATTGACGTATTGCAAAAGTTGGACTCTATAACAAGTGGGGGATTAGAACGACGTGTCAACACATATAGACAAATTGCACAACAAAAATTGGAGAAATCATTGAGAACTGGTAATCTTGCAGACATTGATGATCTAGTCAAAACATTATACCAACTTGCAGAACTAAAATTAGAGAAAGCCACACGTTCAGATGATTTAGGTGTTTGGGATGATCTTATGGCTACATATGAACGTATCTTACAACTTAAACAAGACAAGTGGATGCGAACATATAGTACAAAAGATTTAGAGGATTTTAAGGCTACAAGGAATCATGTATTGTATATTCAGAGAGAGCAATTCAATCGTAAGATGGGGATCCGTGGTATATAG